Sequence from the Stenotrophomonas sp. 364 genome:
GCGGTGGACTACCGCTTTCTCGAGGTGAACGACGCTTTCGAGCGCAACACCGGCCTGGTCAACGCGCGCGGGCAGCGCATGACCGCGCTGCGGCCGGACCACGAGCCGGACTGGTTCCGCATCTACGGCCAGGTGGCCGTGACCGGCCAATCCCAGCAGTTTGAACTGGAAGCCCGTGCGCTGGGCCGCTGGTACTCGGTGGAAGCGGTGCGGGTGGGCGAACCCGGCGACCACCAGGTGGCCGTGGTGTTCTTCGATATCAGCAACCGCAAGCAGATCGAAGTGGAACTGGCCGAAAGTGAAGCGCGCTTCAGTGCGCTCGCCGATGGCCTGCCCATGCCGGTGTGGGTGCTGGACGAAGCGGGCCATGCGCGCTTCGTCAACAGCGCTTTCAGCGAGTTTTTCGGCGGCGACGAACAGCGCGTGCCCGAGAACGTCTGGCGCGGCCTGGTCCATCCCGATGATGCGTCCGTATTCGATTACGAGCTGCAGGAAGCACTGAAGGCGCAGCGGTCGATGCATGCGCTGGTGCGTGGCCTGCGTGCCGATGGCCAATGGCGCTGGCTGGAAATGAATGCCCGCCCGCGGTTCTCGCGCATGGGCCACTTCATCGGCCTGGCCGGCAGCAGCCCGGACGTGACCGAGCGCCGCGAAATTGAAATGGCGCGCGAAGAGCTGCTGCAGTCCGAGCGGGCCGCGCGCAGTGCCGCTGAGAACATGGCGCGGCTCAAGGACGAGTTCCTGGCCACGCTGTCGCACGAACTGCGCACCCCGCTGACCACCATCCTGGGCTGGAGCGAACTGCTGCTGCAGCGCGTGGACGCCACCAGTCCGCTGTACAAGGGCCTGGGCGTGATCGCCAACAGTGCCATGGCGCAGAAGCGCCTGATCTCGGACATGCTCGACCTGAGCAGCATGCTGCTGGGCAAGGTGCAGCTGGAAGTGGAAGTGCTGGACCTGCGCGCACAGCTGACCGAAGCCATGCGGGCGCAGGAACTGGTGGCTGAAGGCAAGGCACTGAACATGACCCTGGCGCTGCCTGACGAGCCCACGCTGGTGCTGGGCGACGCCACCCGGCTGCAGCAGGTGCTGTGGAACCTGCTGTCCAACGCGATCAAGTTCACGCCGGCTGAAGGCACCGTGGCTGTCACCCTGGCCAACGACGGCGGCCACTGGTCGATCAGCGTGGCCGACACCGGCGACGGCATCGCTCCCGAATTCCTGCGCCACCTGTTCAGCCGCTTCCGCCAGGCCGATGGCACCACCACCCGCCGCCATGGCGGTCTGGGGCTGGGCCTGGCCATCGCGCAGCAGCTGGTGGAACTGCATGGCGGCACCGTGGCGGCCACCAGCGATGGTCCCGGCCACGGCGCCACCTTCACCGTGCGCCTGCCCCGTTACCAGCAGCAGGCCGACGGTCGCCCGCTGCGCGAGGTGTTCAGTGGCCCGATCGGGGAACAGGTGATCGAGCCTTTCCCGCTCAAGGGCCTGCGCCTGCTGGCCGTGGAAGACCAGCCCGAAGTGCTGGAGTACCTGCGCCGGCTGTTGGAGGAGCAGGGCGCCGAAGTCACGGCAGCCGCATCGGCGGGCGAGGCGCTGGCCCTGCTGGACCGCGGCGGGCATGAAGGCATCGACGTGCTGCTGACCGACATCGGCATGCCCGGCATGGACGGTTACGGCCTGGTACGGACACTGCGCGAGGACATCGGCGTGGAAGCGCAGGTGCTGCCTGCCGTGGCGGTGACCGCGCTGGCCCGTGCCGACGACCGCAAGCGGGCACTGGCCTCCGGCTTCCAGGAGCACGTGGCCAAGCCGTATTCGGTGGCCCAGCTGGTGTCGGCCGTGCGCAGCGTACTGGCCGAGCAGCGCCGGTAATCCCGCACCCGTCCCCCACAGGAGTCACCATGTCCCGTTACGCCCCGACCATCCATACCGATCCGGCCCGGATCGCGGCGCTGGAAGCCCTGCTGCCGCAGCTGCGCGGCCAGGCGCCCGTCGAGATCATCCTGGACGACGGCACCCGCGTGCTGGGCACAGTCACGGTGCAGCCCACCCTGCAGCAGTACCGCGATGCCGAGGAGAACGAGGGCAGCAATGGCCAGCTGCGGCTCGACGACCTGGATACCCCGGTGCAGCAGCACCTGGTCTGGCTCGACCGGATCGCCAGCATCCGCCAGTTGCCGCCGGTCGAGTAATCGCCGCGCCGGGCATTCCCTTGAACCGATCGCCAAGCGCGCGGTAGCGCCCGCACGGCAGCGGAAAACGCAGGGCCGGCACTGAACCTCAGCGCCTGCCCCCTACCCCTCAGTGCACGAACACCTCGGGTTCGGCCTCGAAACGGCGTGCGTAGGCGCGTTCGTCGGCCACCCGCGAGACCTCGTCGTCGGCCATGTCCGGCGCGCCATACACCGCGTACGCCACCGTGCCGTCGGCCTGCTTGCCAACCTGGTGCAGGCGGTAGCGCGAGTGACCGCCGCCGGTATCCTGCGGGTAATGCACCGGGGGCTGGGCGCCCTCGATGTCCATCTCGCTGTTGTCGACTACGCCACCGACAAACAATGCACGCATGAGCCATCTCCATCGCAAGTGAGCCTCCACCCTGACGGTTTGGATGTTGCGGGGGCATCAACATGGCGTTGAATAAACGCAAATCGGCCCCGGCCGGAGCCGATCCGGGCGAACCGGTAGAATGGCCATCTCTTTTCAAGATGTGCCCCCTCTCGATGGCTGCCCAGCACGACGCTCCCCTGGAAACCCTGTTCCTGCCGTTCGCCAGTGGCGTGCTGTCCTGGCCCGCCGGCCCGGTATTGTTCCTGCGCGCCCGCGATGGTTGGCCGCTGCGCGAGCACGCCCAGCCGGCCCAGCTGGTCTGCGAGCAGAGCTTCCGGCCGTTCGCCGATGCACTGGAAGCCAGCGGCTGGACCGTGCGCGACGAGCAGCAGCTGGCCGCCGACAGCACCCGCTACGCGGTGGTGCTGGTGCTGCCGCCGCGCCAGCGCGAGGAAGCCAAGGCGCTGTTCGCCCGTGCCGTGGCCCTGGCTGCCCCGGGCGGGGTGGTGGTGGCCTGCCAGCACAACAACGAAGGCGCGCGCTCCGGCGAAGGCGACCTGCAGCAGCTGACCGGCCTCGGCGGCAAGCTCACCAAGAACCACTGCCGCGCCTACTGGACCGCGCCGTTGAACGGCCAGCACGATGAAGCCCTGGCGCAGCGCTGGGCGAAGCTGGACGCGCCGCGCGCCATTCTGGGCGGGCGCTTCCAGAGCCGCCCGGGCATCTTCGCCTGGGACCGCATCGACCCGGCCTCGGCGCTGCTGGTGGAGCAGCTGCCGGCCGACCTGGCCGGGCGCGGTGCCGACCTGGGCGCCGGTTTCGGCTACCTGTCGGCCGAAGTGCTGGCGCGCTGCCCCGGCGTTACCGGGCTGGACCTGTATGAGGCCGAGGGCCGCGCGCTGGCGCTGGCCCGCACCAACCTGGACGCGCTCGGCACGCCGGCCGCACTGGCTTACCACTGGCAGGACGTGACCGCCGGGATCGAGGCGCAGTACGACTTCATCGTGACCAACCCGCCGTTCCACACCCCCTCGCGTGCCGACCGCCCTGACATCGGCCAGCGCTTCATCGCCGTGGCCGCGCAGGCGCTGCGTCCGGGCGGCCGCATGTGGCTGGTGGCCAACCGTCACCTGCCGTACGAGCAGATCCTCAACGAGAGCTTCGGCCAGATCCGCGTGGCCGCCGAGCGCGACGGCTTCAAGCTGATCCAGGCCACCAAGGCCAGCAAGACCGCCACGCCGGTCCGGGCGCCCCGGGAACGTGAGCCGTCGTGGGGCCGCGGAGGCCGCGCGTGAAGCTGGTCAAGCTTCTGGCCAACCTGGGCTATGGCAGCCGCAAGCAGGTGC
This genomic interval carries:
- a CDS encoding ATP-binding protein encodes the protein MTAASHAGKYGSVLEQMNAGFCVIEVLFEDSRAVDYRFLEVNDAFERNTGLVNARGQRMTALRPDHEPDWFRIYGQVAVTGQSQQFELEARALGRWYSVEAVRVGEPGDHQVAVVFFDISNRKQIEVELAESEARFSALADGLPMPVWVLDEAGHARFVNSAFSEFFGGDEQRVPENVWRGLVHPDDASVFDYELQEALKAQRSMHALVRGLRADGQWRWLEMNARPRFSRMGHFIGLAGSSPDVTERREIEMAREELLQSERAARSAAENMARLKDEFLATLSHELRTPLTTILGWSELLLQRVDATSPLYKGLGVIANSAMAQKRLISDMLDLSSMLLGKVQLEVEVLDLRAQLTEAMRAQELVAEGKALNMTLALPDEPTLVLGDATRLQQVLWNLLSNAIKFTPAEGTVAVTLANDGGHWSISVADTGDGIAPEFLRHLFSRFRQADGTTTRRHGGLGLGLAIAQQLVELHGGTVAATSDGPGHGATFTVRLPRYQQQADGRPLREVFSGPIGEQVIEPFPLKGLRLLAVEDQPEVLEYLRRLLEEQGAEVTAAASAGEALALLDRGGHEGIDVLLTDIGMPGMDGYGLVRTLREDIGVEAQVLPAVAVTALARADDRKRALASGFQEHVAKPYSVAQLVSAVRSVLAEQRR
- a CDS encoding DUF3247 family protein; the encoded protein is MSRYAPTIHTDPARIAALEALLPQLRGQAPVEIILDDGTRVLGTVTVQPTLQQYRDAEENEGSNGQLRLDDLDTPVQQHLVWLDRIASIRQLPPVE
- a CDS encoding class I SAM-dependent methyltransferase, with protein sequence MAAQHDAPLETLFLPFASGVLSWPAGPVLFLRARDGWPLREHAQPAQLVCEQSFRPFADALEASGWTVRDEQQLAADSTRYAVVLVLPPRQREEAKALFARAVALAAPGGVVVACQHNNEGARSGEGDLQQLTGLGGKLTKNHCRAYWTAPLNGQHDEALAQRWAKLDAPRAILGGRFQSRPGIFAWDRIDPASALLVEQLPADLAGRGADLGAGFGYLSAEVLARCPGVTGLDLYEAEGRALALARTNLDALGTPAALAYHWQDVTAGIEAQYDFIVTNPPFHTPSRADRPDIGQRFIAVAAQALRPGGRMWLVANRHLPYEQILNESFGQIRVAAERDGFKLIQATKASKTATPVRAPREREPSWGRGGRA